From Salinibacter grassmerensis, the proteins below share one genomic window:
- a CDS encoding DUF4864 domain-containing protein — MRVSVPLCLSLLIFACPSMADGEEHRQGPLNALSDLNASTMPTAADSLPEPSPALSPMEVIRLQVEALGNNDTPYDDAGIEAAFNFASPANKRATGPLRRFRRLFETTAYGPMIDHEEATYSAPQVEGAVARMGVILTTAQGDRVGYLFRLSKQEEAPYADCWMTDGVQRVPVEQVDAQEI; from the coding sequence ATGCGTGTCTCCGTTCCGCTGTGCCTTTCTCTGCTCATATTCGCCTGCCCGTCGATGGCGGACGGAGAAGAGCACCGGCAGGGTCCCCTCAACGCTCTTTCCGACCTCAATGCCTCCACCATGCCCACCGCTGCTGATTCTCTTCCCGAACCGTCCCCAGCCCTGTCCCCCATGGAGGTGATTCGCCTGCAGGTAGAGGCGCTCGGAAACAACGACACACCGTACGACGATGCCGGGATCGAGGCCGCCTTCAACTTTGCCTCCCCGGCCAATAAACGCGCCACCGGTCCGCTCCGCCGATTTCGACGACTGTTCGAGACGACCGCCTACGGGCCCATGATCGACCACGAGGAGGCGACCTACAGTGCGCCGCAGGTGGAGGGGGCTGTAGCCCGGATGGGGGTAATCCTCACCACCGCGCAGGGCGACCGCGTGGGATACCTGTTCCGTCTTTCGAAACAGGAGGAGGCCCCGTATGCGGACTGCTGGATGACCGACGGCGTCCAGCGAGTGCCGGTCGAGCAGGTCGATGCCCAAGAAATTTAG